The window AATGATGAGAAGCAGAAGAAGGTCGGCAAGGCCCTCAGGGAGGTAATGGGAGGTCGACCAACCCCACTCTCAGAATTAATGTTTCTTTGGAGAATAGGTAGGATAGTTGGGTTGCCATGGTGGAGAAGACCACTCCTACTGTTAGCATCCTACTCCAAACTCAAGAGGACGGCGAAGCAAGCTCCGCCAGTCAGCGGAGCTGTTGAAGCCATAGAGAAACTCTGCAAAAGACCGAATGTCATGTTGGCCTTGGTAACATCCAGGAGTAGGAGGGACGCCATAAGTAAGATTCGTAGCCTCGGGATCTTAACTCATTTCGACGCTATTATAACAAGGGACGATGCGAAAAGCTTCAAACCATCGCCTGAACAGGTAAATTTGGCGGCTAAGATTTTGAACATTCCTATTAAGAGATGTGTCCTTGTCGGAGACATGCCAACCGACATCGACGCTGCAAAAAGCGTCGGCGCCATGTCTGTGGCTGTTGTGACCGGCATATTCACAGAGGAGACTAAGTCGAGACACCCAGACCTTATAATTAATAGCATTGCTGAACTTCCTGAGAGGCTCGAAGAGATCCTGAGTATGGTTGATAAGCAAGTTCATTAAAGACTTTCCAACATCTCCATCGATATTTAGGGCCTGGTCGTGGCTTACAATGGAGAAAATAGACAAGTATGAGAAGGTGATGGAGCTAGGCCGCAGGAGAGGATTCTTCTGGCCTTCATACGAAATCTATGGTGGAGTAGGTGGCTTCATAGACTTTGGACCAGTAGGGGTGGCGCTCAAGAGGAAGATCGAAAATAGTTGGAGAGACTTCTTTCTTAGGCGACATGAATTCTTAGAGATAGAAACTCCCATCATCACTCCAAGAAAGGTCTTCGAAGCATCAGGCCATGTCGAACATTTCAAGGACCCAGTCGTAGAATGTAAAGTATGTGGAAGAAAGTACCGGGTTGATCATGTTCTAGCAGAGGCCGGAGTGGCTGAGGCAGAGTCCTTAAGTTTGAGTGAGCTCAATAACATGTTGAGAAGTAGAGGTGTAACCTGCCCAGAATGTCGCGGCGAATTCTCTGAACCGAAATATGTGCAGACGATGTTTGAAACAACCATAGGACCATATGCCGAGGCTGTCGGTTATGGGAGGCCGGAGGCCGCCCAAGGAATATTCGTCAACTTCAAAAGGGTATATGAGGTTGGAAGGGAGAGATTTCCTATTGCCATAGGGCAAATTGGAAGAGCGATGAGAAACGAAGTTTCTCCACGTCAAGGACCAATAAGATTGAGGGAATTCACAATAATGGAATTCGAATTCTTCTTCGACCCTGAGGAGTCTTCATGCCCCCTACTCTCAAAAGTAGAAAATACGGAGATCAGGATTATTCCAATTCAGAGCGACGGAAAGAGGTCGGAGAAGCCTATCCAACTGACCATAAGGGAGGCGATCGATAAGAAGATTATCTTGATGGAGTGGATGGCTTACTTCATGGCTTTGTCCCAGGACTTTGTAAGTCAACTCGGCATACCTATGGAGAAGCAGAGGTTTGAGGAGAAACTACCTACTGAACGCGCCCACTACTCCGCCCAAACCTTTGATCAGGAAGTCTACCTGGAGAGGTGGGGCTGGACTGAGATAGCTGGGCACGCATACAGAACATCATACGACATCTCAAGACACATGGAATACTCAGGTGTAGATATGAGGGTCTTCAGGCCCTACGCTCAGCCTATAGAGGTTGAAGAGAAACGTTTGATCCCAGTAATGGAAGAGATTAAGAAAGATTTTGGAGAAAACTACGCTGAAGTAGTTCACACAGTCGAATCCAAGGATCCGGAGGAGGTTGAAAGAGAATTTCTTGAAAAAGGCTTCCTCAAAGTGGGCAAATATATGGTCTTCAGAAGGCACTTTAACATTCAGAGGTTTAAGGTCAAAGATGCGGGGAAGAGAATAATTCCACATGTTGTGGAGCCTAGCTTTGGAGCAGATAGGCTCACCTACGCAGTAATGGAATATGCATACTCCACAAAGAATGACCGGGTAATCTTGAAGATACCTAAGAAAATAGCTCCAATCCAGGCTGTGGTATTACCGTTGATGACTAGGGAAGAGTTGACTTCGAAGGCGCGTGAAATATACCGGGACCTTATGGAACATAAGTTTGACGTGTATTACGATGAAATCGGCTCCATAGGAAGAAGGTATGCAAGAGCCGACGAAATAGGGGTGCCAGTCGCCATCACTGTCGACTATGATACTCTGAAAGATGACAGTGTAACGGTTAGGGAGAGAGACACCTGGGAGCAGAGAAGAATAGGAGTGAGTAGCCTGCTCAGCTTCCTACATGGATACTTTAATTAATAATTCTCTGTTAGTAGAATATGTGGTTCCGTTGACCTTCCCACTTGAGACAGAAGCAACAGCCCGTAGAAGAATCCTAAACATCTGCCAAGATAATGCAAGGGTACTGGTCGAGATCGTTAGGAAACTAGTTCTGATGATAGACTCACTTTCAACAGGCGATAACGACAAGATCAAGGACCAGTACAAAGAGATTCTGGCTATAAGGGAACAGTCGAACAAGTTGAAGTCTACCCTTCTTAGTGAGGTTGCGTCTTTGGGGTCCCTACTCATAAGTAGAGAAGACTTCCTGAGATTGACCTTCAGACTCGCCGAGATAACAGATACTGCTGAGGGTGTAGGCTTCAGGCTTGCAAGCGCGATTGAAAGAAAGATATCGATAGACAAAAAAATCGTGTCAGAGATATCTCGACTGGCAAGTCTGATTCTTGACGAGGTCACCAGAATGAAGGAGACACTCATGGCATTGACGTTCAACCCTGGCAAGGCTATTGAGATGGCCTCCTCAGTAGAGGAGATTGAGAGAAAGATCGATTCGACCTACAGAACATTAGACATCGAGGTCCTTACAAGTAAAGGAGAGATATCGAAGATACTTGTGATGAAAGATGTGATCGAGAGGCTGGAGAGTATGGCGGATCTCACAATAGATGCACTCGACCAGATAAGAGTACTCGCAATAACCGGTTAAGCCGGTGACTTGAAATGGTTGAAGCTGAACTTATGGGATCAAGGTTAGTTGTCTGGAACTCTGAAGATGGAATGAACCTATACAGGTCAGGATTCTACGGTAAGCCTGTAGGAATTCCGAAGCCTAAGCCCAACCAGACCTTCGACTCACCCCTAATGCTAGACCTGATGGAGGGAATATACCTATCCGACAAGGACGCTATAAAAGTTCTCGATAAGGAGACTGGAAGGGAGGTCCCAAGAAAGAAGCTCCTCAAAATTGCATGTGAAACATATAAAGACTTTGAGGAAGGATACATTGTCTATAAGGACTTAAGGGATAAAGGGTATGTCGTCACCCCAGGGATAAAATTTGGAGCAGACTTTGCGGTCTATGAGCATGGTCCAGGCATCGACCACGCCCCATTCATAATTTCAGTGAAGAAGCGAATGGAGAAGATGGGCACTTTCGAGATAGTCAGGGCCGGTAGACTTGCCACAACTGTGAGGAAACAGTTTATAATAGCTACACCCGACAAAAAGTCTGGCAAAGTTAAATATTTAGTCTTCAGATGGTTCAAAGCATGAAAAGAGAGGCTCAAAGTGGACCTCCAAGAATCTGGCTTAAGACCTTCTGAACATTGGCCTGTAGCAGGGACCATATATTATCAAGCCGTCATTTCCTTCATAGTTTAGTCTCCTTATGACCGGCTCGAGTTCAACACCAGGCTTCAACTCGTTAGGTTCAGAATCGACTATGTAAACGTAACCTTCCCTCATCAGAGTTATGTCGAAGATTCTCCTTTGCTTTATTGGGAGGTCTATAATTCTTATGAGTCTGGCCCTTCTCGGAAGGGTAATCTTCTCTAAGGGGCCTTCGCAATCGTATTGGAAGCATCTGTTTCTGATAGGATAATATACTCTGTTGCATCCTAGGCACAGCAGCACCTCTAGGCTTCCATCGCCGGTATCCTCAACTTCTCCAACAACCCTTGGATATGTGAGTCTCTTCTTCTCTCTACGTATACGATCTGCAAGATAAGATACGTAGGTGGGAAAGTCTATCTCTTTCCGTCTGGACAAGTATTCTTGAACTTTAGGTCCACAACCCTCTCTCTTTCTTATACCGTTCTCTACATGNNNNNNNNNNAAGCCAAGTAGCTATGGTATATGCGCCTGAACCGTAAGAGACTGCCAATATATTCTCGCCAGGCTTAGCCTTGTCCAGAATAGCAGAGATAGCTATGAGCGTTGACGCCGCATATGTATTTCCAGTCTCCAACACAACCAGCCAAGGCTTGACCTTCTTATCAATATCCTCTTGAGTCAGCCTCAACCGATCTCTAACACTTTCGTCGAACCCTACCGAAATCTCCTGTTGGGCCAATGTCTTACAGACTTTCAGGGGCATATATCCTGAAGGTTGATGGAACGTTATGTAGTCGAAGTCCGAAATCTTCATGTCGGGGTGTCTTCTCAGAAGCTCCTCCATTGCGCCGACGACATGAGTTGTGTATGCTTCAACAGTCGTCCTACCGAAATGTTTTGGGAAAGGCATCTCCTCTCTCCTCCAAAAGTCGAGGAATAGACTTGAGAAGGGTGCCATATCCTCTATGCTGGCTAGGAGGTTGTCTTTGCCTAGCAGAAAGGCCCCTGCACCAGCTCCGGCACTATACTCTAAAGCATCCTTGACTGGTGCTTGGGAGACGTCTGAACCGATCGCCATGCCATAGTCTACGACACCTGATTTTATCTGGCTCATAACATAGTTTACAGCCTGCATACCAGCATTACACGCCCCCTCTATATCTGCAACGAAGACGTTTTGCCCAATACCTGTGAATGAAGCAACATGTCTAGCAGTGAGGCCGACAGCGTATGGTTTAGATTCGGTCCCAACGGCGACTGATTTGATAAGCTTAGGGTCGATACGCGCCATCCTTATAGCGTTCTCAGCAGCTTCTGTTGCTATAGTTGTAGTATCCTCGGAGTAGTTGGCTACGGACTTGTATCTGAGGAGTAGCCCATCCTTAATTTTTGCTAGGAAATCGTCAAGGTCTTTACGGCCAACCTCTCTTCTTCTCACAATCTCCTCCGTTCTGATCCTTTCGATGGGTATACATACGCCGTAGCCTACTATTCCGACCTTTTCGTTCCTCATTTTCTTAACGCCCTTTCTACTGTCACGCAGTCTCAATCTCTTATATTACCTATATCAATGTGGATAAAAGTGTGCTGTACACGAGAATCCGGTCGTTGCATATTGAAGCAAATATATATTCCTGATATTTAACTCAAATTTTAAAGGTAAGCCAGCCTCAAATTAAGATTATGAGAGATGATGCTGAAATAGCTATAATAGGTGGGTCGGGCCTCTACGACCAAGAACTTTTGGAGGATTCCAAAGAGATCAAGGTTTATACCCCCTACGGCAGAACTAGTGATCTAATAACTATCGGAAACTATATGGGTAGGAATGTTGCGTTTCTTCCGCGCCATGGAAGAGGTCACCAGATTCCTCCACATGCTATAAATTACAGGGCGAATATCTGGGCTCTCAGGAGCCTAGGTGTCAAACGTATCTTATCATCAAATGCATGCGGCTCGCTCCAGGAGAGGTATAAGCCTGGAGATATTCTTGTGTTAAACCAGTTCATCGATAGGACAAAATTGAGGCCGAGCACATTTTATGACGGCGGTAAGGTCTGCCACATCTCATCAGCTGACCCATTCTGTCCTGAGCTTGGAAGATTATTGGTTCAGGAGGGATTGTCGCTAGGCCTGTCAATTCATGATGGTGGGACCTATGTTTGCATAGAGGGTCCAAGATTTTCAACAAGGGCTGAAAGTAATCTCTTCAGACAGTGGGGTGCAGATGTCGTCGGTATGACGGTATTTCCAGAATGTGTGCTTGCTAGGGAGGCTGAGATCTGTTATGGCTCTATAGCGCTCGTGACAGACTATGACGTCTGGGCAGCTAAGCCTGTGAGCGTCGATGAGATTGTGAGGGTTATGAAGGCAAATGTAGATAAGGCCAAGAAGCTCTTCGCAGCCGTTATTCCTAAAATTCCCGATAGGGCAGAATGTGGATGCTGGAGTGCTCTAAAGGAAGCATTAATATAAAAGAGAAATTTGACTGCGAAGACAGAGATGTTATCTGGCAGTTAAGATTTTGTAGGAGCCGATCTCACCTGACCTTTGAACCGCATTTGGCGCAGAACTTTGCGTGAGCAGGCAATGTTGCACCACAAGAGCTACATGTAATTGTCTGTGGTAACGGAGGACTTGGTTTCTCTCCAATCATGTCTCCAGGTTTTGAAAGCAGTATAACATCCTCTATTGAGTTTACATCCTCCCAATGAACATCTATCTCGCCTCCAGCCTTCGTTCCAACGATCAGTAGAACTTCCTTACCTCCGATGCTCACCGCTAGGTCCTTGACATTTCCGACAATAGCTCCTTTCGAATCCACAACCTGCATTCCAATGAGTTTCTGGCTTGGAGTATATTTACGTTCACTCAAGGCCACTCATCTAGTGGTATATTGTGTCTCTGGACTGTTTTAACGTTTTCTTCAAGTATAATAAAGATTTTCAAATCACTATAAAAAGGCGATTCGAATAACATCGAAATCCCGTTAGGAACACTTATTACCAAAATAGACGCTTGGAAAATGGATGGCTTAACACTCTCCCAATGGGGGATATGATTGTCTGAATTCAAGTGTGAATTAATGGATTGGAACAAATTTTATTCCTTATCGAAAATAGTGGCAAAGAAGATCAAGGAGTCAGGGTACAAGCCAGATATCGTCATAGGCCTTGCAAGGGGCGGATGGGTATTTTCTAGGGTCTTATGTGACTTCCTTGGGGTGAAGGATCTTCTGAGTCTAAAGGTTGAACATTGGGGAATAACCGCAAGCCCAGATGGTGAGGCGAGGCTCAGATATCCCCTGACCGTGGACCTTTCTGGAAAGAGGGTTTTGGTTGTAGACGATATCACCGATACGGGTGAAAGCATGAGAAAATCTATCGAACATGTCAAGTCCCTATCACCAGCAGAGATTAGAACCGCGACCCTGAGGCACATCAAAGGTTCAAGATTTGTTCCGGACTATTTTGCCGAAGAGATAGAGTGGAGGTGGGTTATATTTCCATGGAACTATGTGGAGGACCTATGCAACCTGATACCTAAAGCACTCGTATTCAAGAACGATGACATAGACTTCGAAGAGACGATGAGTAGGCTGAAAGAACTTTTTAGTGTTACAATAGATACTGAAAGCCTGAGAGAACTTTGCGCTGAATGTAAGATACGTAGGTTATTGAAGAAGTAGAAGGTAGGTTCCGTTTAAACCTTTGAAAGTTTAAGGAGTTTGACCATTAGTTAAACTTTCTTGCAAAATTTAAACTAAAGTATTCAAGAGATTGAAAAGTATCGACATATATTTAAATAAGATTATTGCAAACCTCATTACCCCCTTAGAGGAGGTATCGTCTTGCCGTGGAATTTTGAAACCATTGCTCTATGGTCGGTCATCGCCACAGCTATAGGGGCGCTAATATATGCGGCTCTCTTAGCGCGACAGATCCTCAGACGGGAGGTCGGCGCCGGTAGAGCCTATACCGTTTGGGAAGGGATCCGAAAGGGTGCAAATGCCTATCTGAAGAGGCAGTTCAAGTCGATCCTTCTTGTCATCGCGATTCTGGCATTCGCTCTCTACTTCTCCTCCGTCATTGTTGGGGGTCCTCCAGCCATCTCTATAGGAAGGGCGTGTGCCTTTCTAATGGGTGTCGCCTTCTCAGGTCTAGTGGGCTACTTAGGTATGAACATGGCTGTTAAAGGGAACATCAGGGTTGTCGAGGCTTCAAGAAAGAGCTTCCAAGATGCTTTGAAGATATCGTATAGGACAGGAACCATAACTGGTATGTTGACTGATGGATTGGGGCTTCTGGGTGGTACGATAATCTTCATGATATACTTCAAAGATGCCCCCGAAGTGTTGTTGGGGTTTGGCTTTGGAGGAACATTGATAGCTCTTTTCATGAGGGTCGGTGGTGGGATATACACTAAAGCAGCTGATGTCGGGGCAGACCTAGTGGGTAAAGTTGAAAGGGGCATTCCTGAAGATGATCCTCGTAACGCCGCTGTTGTCGCTGACCTAGTAGGAGATAATGTGGGCGACTGCGCAGGGATGGCCTCAGATATATTCGAATCCTATGAGGTGACTATTGTATCCGCAATGATCTTAGCCTTGGCCTTGCAGCCTTTCGATATAAAATGGGTTATATTTCCCCTTTTAGTCAGGGCGATTGGGGTAGTGAGTACGATCATCGGTACATACTCCGTCTCCCTATGGCCCCAAAGATTGGTAAAAGGTGATGCATTCAAGGCGATGGATCTCTCTTACGACCTATCCTCCGCAATCTCTATCGTGAGCTTCTTTGTTCTGGCCCATTATTATGTCCATGACCTAAGAGTCTTCGCCGCCACTGCCGTAGGAGTCTTCCTAGCGATAGGATTCAATAAGATAACAGACCACTTCACAAACCCATCTAAGAAACCTGTCGATGAGCTGGCTAGGGCTACAAGGACGGGGCCAGCGACTGAGATACTTGGGGGCTTATCCCTTGGTTTCGAAGTGACTGTTCTGAATCTTCTGATAATATGTATGACGATAATAGCCTCAACCCTCTTCTTCACAGGCTCCTCAGCAGTCTTCACCATGTATGGAGTGGCCCTATCTGGGATAGGTATGTTAACTCATACTGGAAACAATGTTTCCATGGATGCTTTTGGGCCGATAGTCGATAACGCCAATGGGATAGGTGAGATGGCTGGTCTAGAGCCGGGGGCTAGGAAGATACTGGCGGACCTCGACGCCTCAGGCAACACAACCAAAGCAGTCACTAAAGCCATCGCTATAGCCTCAGCTGTAATAGCAGCAGTATCGCTGTTCGGCGCGTTCGCTGAGACAACCGGTCTTGAAAAGGTCGGCCTAAACATTGCTGACCCAGTTGTATTCGTCGGCTTACTGATTGGAGGCGGATTACCCTTTATCTTCAGTTCAGTATCTTTACGTGCAGTGAGTAGGGCCGCAGGTCGAATCATTGAAGAGGTTAGGATGCAATTCAGGATACCGGGTGTAATGGAAGGAAGTCATCCTCCAGACTATGCTAGGGTGGTAACAATATGCACCGTCGCAGCCCAGAAAGAGCTTGTTGGCTTGGCGTTGCTGGCAATACTGACACCCCTTGCAGTTGGGTTTATCCTCAAACAGGCGGCTCTGGGGGCTTTCCTAGCTGGAATAATAGTTACAGGACAAATATTAGCAGTCTTCATGGCGACTTCTGGTGGTGCATGGGACAATGCTAAGAAGAAGATTGAAGATGGATACTATGGTGGGAAAGGCTCTGAGGAACATAAGGCATCTGTAGTCTGTGACACTGTCGGTGATCCTTTGAAGGACACCTCCGGCCCAGCGTTGAACCCAATGATCAAGGTGATCAACCTAGTCTCCCTCATCTTCGCACCCTTAATACTCAAATTTGCCGATCAACCGTTAATATCGAGTGTGGTGGGGATACTTCTGGCCTTGGTGATAGGCTTGGTGGTCTGGCAAGGTAAGAGGGAGGGTGCATTCTCGAAATTGGAAGTTAGAGCATGAACCCTCTATATTGGGCGAGAGTAACTTATCCATCCTCAAATGTCTGGGTTGGTTGTGATGGTAACGCTTATATTAATCTCTAAATGGTGAATTCATACCTTGATGAAAGACTACAGGGGTAGACACACTGCCTTACCTCCGTCCGGTGAATCTTTTTGCAGAAAAATTTTAAAATGTGTTCATCTGGCTGCGAATTCTTCAGATGTGAACAGAGGTCTTTAACACCAAGAGGAAATCTAGCCTACTGTAGATTTGCCGATGACGAGTGTACGCCAGCATCATGCAAGTATGCGAGATGCGTTAAAGGTAGACTTTTGCCCAACGGCGTATGCGGATTAACCCTTAAGACTAGAGAGATAGAAGTTAAGCCTGAAGAGCTGCTGGATCCGATGGAGATTCCTGAAAAATTTGTGCGTAAGGTAAGAATGAAAAAGAACATTGAGTATTTCTGATCAACATTCAATCCTTCCGCCTTTTTCTCCATAGTTTAGAAGATTCCTCTGCCATGCTTCTGTGACGTAGCTCCCATGCCATATGCTTGTCATAGCATTCAGGGCAGAAATTTTTCGTGCAGTACTGGCAGGTTTTAAGTTGCTGAAAATTAACCTTACACTGATCACATTTGGACATAGATGTCCACCTTAACAAGAAGTTATTCTATCTTTTATATCTCTGAATCTTCCCTATTAGCTTTCCTAGCAAATGTTAAGTATCCTGTATGCGCCACCATGCGAGTTTCAGGCCTGAACCTCCCTTCCTCAACCTGCATATGTCTGAGCAGTAGTTCACATGTCTCTATATCTATGAATCCCTCCTTCTTCATCATTGAAACAGTCTTCTCCACCTGATTCATAGTTGGACTGAAGGAAGCAAGAGTGCCACCGCCTTTTAATTTGAGATACGCCTTCGAAACGACATTCCACGGGTCACCTAAATCTAGGAATACTGCGTCAACATCTATCTCGTCAAAACCGTACCGCGCATCAGAATGTTTCAGGGTTACATATTTGAGAAGGTTGAGTCTTAAAAGGTTCTGTCTTGCCTTATTTAGGAAGTCCAAATTAACATCATAGGAGTATACATGACCACCCGGCTTAACCGCATTCGCAATTGCGGCGGTGGCAACTCCACTACCGGTACCAGCCTCTATAACCCTCTTACCTGGCTCTAGATCCAGCTTCAGCAATAGAAGACCCAGATCCTTAGGGTAAAGTACTTGCGTAGGCCTCTCAAAGAAATTTAAGAAGTCTACCAAAGTAGGCTTTTTGACATACAGCTTATCTCCGCTCGAAGTGGTCACTGAGTCTCCGAAACTCTTGCCGACTACCTTCTCAAGCTCAATGAACCCTCGATGTGTGTGAAATTGTTTACCCTCAGAAACCTTGACCAACCACCTCCTTTTACGGTCTAGATAAAGCAGTACTGTGTCTCCGAAGCCTATTCTCCGGCTCAATCAAGTCCCATCCTGACATTCATGGCCATGAATGCTAGCTTGCACACTTTCAACTATCTTGTTACACGTCGACCGGGGCACGTAATGTAGTTTAAAAGACTCATTTGATCCGATTAAGGTTATCTTAAGAGTTGCCATTTTAACCCTTGTAAACGCTAAAGCCAGCGATATAATAATTAAGATGTTACATATAATTAATATTGAGCGCCCATAATGCTCAATGATAATGCTGAGAGGACCTATATCCTTAAGACCGAAGAAAATGGCTAATTGAGTTACAGCCAATAAGATTGAGGTTACTAGGGGCGGTATCATACTCTTACTGTACACTTCAACCGACTTGACCTCTACATAATTGATTATCCTATCTTTCAGGAAACTTCTCACAACCATTTTATGAGCCATTCTCTTAACTTTATAGAACATAGTCGATCATCCCAGTATCAGTCATCCAGGGCTAAGATCAGCCGATGCGTGAAATGTTAATTTCATTAAATGGAGTCGACAATGATTATCAGCTTATCACTATGACAATATTATCTTAAGTATCTCCCTTAGATCACTTCCACCAACTATAAAGTCTGCCACCTCAATGGCACCTCTACTCTTCGGGTTAAAAGCTATTTTCAACCCAGATTCCATTGGCATATCGAAAACATTGTCGCCAACAGTGGCGACCTCGGACATAGGTATCCCAATTGAGTACGCAATGTCTTTGATAATGTCTGGCTTCTCGTCTAACGAGACTTTCGTAATAATTCTTCCAGTTAACACTCCATCCTCTACCAAAAT is drawn from Candidatus Bathyarchaeota archaeon and contains these coding sequences:
- a CDS encoding HAD family hydrolase, which codes for MGLTEKIKGSENTERLGILIDLDGTIVDSMTAMKEVFISASAKLGIVINDEKQKKVGKALREVMGGRPTPLSELMFLWRIGRIVGLPWWRRPLLLLASYSKLKRTAKQAPPVSGAVEAIEKLCKRPNVMLALVTSRSRRDAISKIRSLGILTHFDAIITRDDAKSFKPSPEQVNLAAKILNIPIKRCVLVGDMPTDIDAAKSVGAMSVAVVTGIFTEETKSRHPDLIINSIAELPERLEEILSMVDKQVH
- the glyS gene encoding glycine--tRNA ligase, which codes for MEKIDKYEKVMELGRRRGFFWPSYEIYGGVGGFIDFGPVGVALKRKIENSWRDFFLRRHEFLEIETPIITPRKVFEASGHVEHFKDPVVECKVCGRKYRVDHVLAEAGVAEAESLSLSELNNMLRSRGVTCPECRGEFSEPKYVQTMFETTIGPYAEAVGYGRPEAAQGIFVNFKRVYEVGRERFPIAIGQIGRAMRNEVSPRQGPIRLREFTIMEFEFFFDPEESSCPLLSKVENTEIRIIPIQSDGKRSEKPIQLTIREAIDKKIILMEWMAYFMALSQDFVSQLGIPMEKQRFEEKLPTERAHYSAQTFDQEVYLERWGWTEIAGHAYRTSYDISRHMEYSGVDMRVFRPYAQPIEVEEKRLIPVMEEIKKDFGENYAEVVHTVESKDPEEVEREFLEKGFLKVGKYMVFRRHFNIQRFKVKDAGKRIIPHVVEPSFGADRLTYAVMEYAYSTKNDRVILKIPKKIAPIQAVVLPLMTREELTSKAREIYRDLMEHKFDVYYDEIGSIGRRYARADEIGVPVAITVDYDTLKDDSVTVRERDTWEQRRIGVSSLLSFLHGYFN
- a CDS encoding DUF47 family protein, with the protein product MTFPLETEATARRRILNICQDNARVLVEIVRKLVLMIDSLSTGDNDKIKDQYKEILAIREQSNKLKSTLLSEVASLGSLLISREDFLRLTFRLAEITDTAEGVGFRLASAIERKISIDKKIVSEISRLASLILDEVTRMKETLMALTFNPGKAIEMASSVEEIERKIDSTYRTLDIEVLTSKGEISKILVMKDVIERLESMADLTIDALDQIRVLAITG
- the endA gene encoding tRNA-intron lyase — protein: MVEAELMGSRLVVWNSEDGMNLYRSGFYGKPVGIPKPKPNQTFDSPLMLDLMEGIYLSDKDAIKVLDKETGREVPRKKLLKIACETYKDFEEGYIVYKDLRDKGYVVTPGIKFGADFAVYEHGPGIDHAPFIISVKKRMEKMGTFEIVRAGRLATTVRKQFIIATPDKKSGKVKYLVFRWFKA
- a CDS encoding hydroxymethylglutaryl-CoA synthase, producing the protein MRNEKVGIVGYGVCIPIERIRTEEIVRRREVGRKDLDDFLAKIKDGLLLRYKSVANYSEDTTTIATEAAENAIRMARIDPKLIKSVAVGTESKPYAVGLTARHVASFTGIGQNVFVADIEGACNAGMQAVNYVMSQIKSGVVDYGMAIGSDVSQAPVKDALEYSAGAGAGAFLLGKDNLLASIEDMAPFSSLFLDFWRREEMPFPKHFGRTTVEAYTTHVVGAMEELLRRHPDMKISDFDYITFHQPSGYMPLKVCKTLAQQEISVGFDESVRDRLRLTQEDIDKKVKPWLVVLETGNTYAASTLIAISAILDKAKPGENILAVSYGSGAYTIATWL
- a CDS encoding S-methyl-5'-thioadenosine phosphorylase — its product is MRDDAEIAIIGGSGLYDQELLEDSKEIKVYTPYGRTSDLITIGNYMGRNVAFLPRHGRGHQIPPHAINYRANIWALRSLGVKRILSSNACGSLQERYKPGDILVLNQFIDRTKLRPSTFYDGGKVCHISSADPFCPELGRLLVQEGLSLGLSIHDGGTYVCIEGPRFSTRAESNLFRQWGADVVGMTVFPECVLAREAEICYGSIALVTDYDVWAAKPVSVDEIVRVMKANVDKAKKLFAAVIPKIPDRAECGCWSALKEALI
- a CDS encoding PRC-barrel domain-containing protein, producing MSERKYTPSQKLIGMQVVDSKGAIVGNVKDLAVSIGGKEVLLIVGTKAGGEIDVHWEDVNSIEDVILLSKPGDMIGEKPSPPLPQTITCSSCGATLPAHAKFCAKCGSKVR
- a CDS encoding phosphoribosyltransferase — translated: MDWNKFYSLSKIVAKKIKESGYKPDIVIGLARGGWVFSRVLCDFLGVKDLLSLKVEHWGITASPDGEARLRYPLTVDLSGKRVLVVDDITDTGESMRKSIEHVKSLSPAEIRTATLRHIKGSRFVPDYFAEEIEWRWVIFPWNYVEDLCNLIPKALVFKNDDIDFEETMSRLKELFSVTIDTESLRELCAECKIRRLLKK
- a CDS encoding sodium-translocating pyrophosphatase, translating into MVLPWNFETIALWSVIATAIGALIYAALLARQILRREVGAGRAYTVWEGIRKGANAYLKRQFKSILLVIAILAFALYFSSVIVGGPPAISIGRACAFLMGVAFSGLVGYLGMNMAVKGNIRVVEASRKSFQDALKISYRTGTITGMLTDGLGLLGGTIIFMIYFKDAPEVLLGFGFGGTLIALFMRVGGGIYTKAADVGADLVGKVERGIPEDDPRNAAVVADLVGDNVGDCAGMASDIFESYEVTIVSAMILALALQPFDIKWVIFPLLVRAIGVVSTIIGTYSVSLWPQRLVKGDAFKAMDLSYDLSSAISIVSFFVLAHYYVHDLRVFAATAVGVFLAIGFNKITDHFTNPSKKPVDELARATRTGPATEILGGLSLGFEVTVLNLLIICMTIIASTLFFTGSSAVFTMYGVALSGIGMLTHTGNNVSMDAFGPIVDNANGIGEMAGLEPGARKILADLDASGNTTKAVTKAIAIASAVIAAVSLFGAFAETTGLEKVGLNIADPVVFVGLLIGGGLPFIFSSVSLRAVSRAAGRIIEEVRMQFRIPGVMEGSHPPDYARVVTICTVAAQKELVGLALLAILTPLAVGFILKQAALGAFLAGIIVTGQILAVFMATSGGAWDNAKKKIEDGYYGGKGSEEHKASVVCDTVGDPLKDTSGPALNPMIKVINLVSLIFAPLILKFADQPLISSVVGILLALVIGLVVWQGKREGAFSKLEVRA
- a CDS encoding tRNA (adenine-N1)-methyltransferase — translated: MSRRIGFGDTVLLYLDRKRRWLVKVSEGKQFHTHRGFIELEKVVGKSFGDSVTTSSGDKLYVKKPTLVDFLNFFERPTQVLYPKDLGLLLLKLDLEPGKRVIEAGTGSGVATAAIANAVKPGGHVYSYDVNLDFLNKARQNLLRLNLLKYVTLKHSDARYGFDEIDVDAVFLDLGDPWNVVSKAYLKLKGGGTLASFSPTMNQVEKTVSMMKKEGFIDIETCELLLRHMQVEEGRFRPETRMVAHTGYLTFARKANREDSEI